In Victivallis sp. Marseille-Q1083, the genomic stretch AACCGGACAAGGCCAGGAAGGTCTGGTAACTGCCGCTCAAAGTCGCCAGGGCGCCGGAAACGCTGTTCCAGGAGAGAATGCCGCTGCCGGCCGTCAGCGCCACGGCGGACAGTGCGGCGGCCTGGCCGACCGGGTCGCCGCCGCCGTGGTGGCGGCCGAGGTAGAGGTCGAGTTGGTCGCGGTATTCGGTGCTCAGCGCATTGACGGCGGCATCCAGCCTTTCGGTCAATTCCAGCGCCAGCGCATCCAGTTCGGCGGTCACTTGCTTCTCGATTTTTTTCTTCAGGCGGAAACTGGTCAATACGGTCGGCAGCAATCCGCCGCGCCGGAAATGGTCGATGCACAGATCGCTGATCCGCTCGGTACGCCGCAGCACATTGCGTTCGAAGTGAACGATTTCCCGTTGCCAGCGCCGTTCGAATTCCTGCAGCGAATGCTCAAAGTCATTCCGGAAAGTTTCCCGATTTTGCCGCAGTTCCAGTTGTTTGGCCTGCAATGCCGTCCGATCGAGTTCATCCTGCCGCAACAGTTGCCGGAGATATTGTTCCCGGCCGGCGCAGTAGTGCCGCATGGAATCGATGAGTTTTTGACGCCGTCGTCCGGCAGTGACGCCACGGGCGGAACAGGAGAGCAGGAATGATTCCAAGGCCTGCTCCAGAGCTGCAACGCCGCTTTGCCGCCGCAGCGGCTCGAGATCGTCGCAGTGAAGCTTCAAAGCGTCGAAAACGGTTTTGGCACTGCATTCGAAGAGCGTTCCCGCCGGCAGCCCGGCCCGGGCAATTTCCTGGCGGATGAAATGCCGGACATCGTCGCGGTCGCGTTCGTTGTCCAGTTCGTCCCACTTGGTGACGACATAGAACAATTTTTCCGGATTGAGTTCGGCCAGTGTCTGCAGGAAGAGGTATTCGCTCTGTTCCACCGGCAAATCGGCGGAAAACAGCAAAATGACGGCATCCGCCAGCGGCAGGAACTCTTCGAGCAGCGTTTCGTGATACAGATTGATCGAACCGCGTCCCGGCGTATCGATCAGGGCCGCCTTGCCGTTCAGCAGCGGAAAATGACCGAAAACTTCCACTTTACGCACCTGTTTGCGGTTGTCCGGGTTGTTCTCCTCGGTGATGTACTCCTTCAACTCGGTCAGTTCCAGTCGTTGCGGTTCCGGGCGGCCGGCGAAGTGGACCAGCGCGAATTCTTCCGGAGCGGGGGTGTTGTCGAGATAGCGGATGAGCGACGAGGTGCATACTTTGGTCCGCACCGGCGAAATGGCGTCATCCTGCCGGCCCAGCAGTGCGTTCAGCAGCGTCGATTTGCCCCGCTTCATATTGCCGACGATGGCGATGTGGTAACATTCGCTATTCCATTCCGCCGCCTGCTGCAGCCATTGGCGCGGCAGCGTCTCTTCGCCGGCTTGCCGCGCCAGCCCGGCCAGTTCGGCAACCTGCTGCTGGAGGAAATTCAGGCGGTCGGCATATTGTTTAAACATGATGAACTTCTCCGGCTGCCGGTTCGAACTGCTGCAGGAGCGCCAGACATTTGCGGTAAGGCGCCGGGGTGTTTCGGGCGGCGGCGGCCCGGACGCTGTCCAGATGGGCGAACGTCCCGGCCAGCGGCTGGGTCAATGCTTCATTTGCGGCGGTTTCGAGCCGCTCGAAATGCTCGCCGGCTCGCGCTTTGCATTGCTGTTCGAACTGTTTCAGATTGTCGGCCAACTGCCGGTTCAACTGCTGCCTGGCTTGGCGCACGTTGCCGGAAGCCAGCAGCGATTGGATGGTCTCGCTCAGCAGTTTGCGACCGAACAGCGCCCCCAGGGCGATCCAGAGAAAATGTGCCAGACCGCAGGAAAACCAGGCGCCAGCCAGGATGGCGGGCAGCAGCAGTTTCGGCCAGACCGGCGGCGCCGGATGTTCCAGTTGGAAGGAGAACTGAAAGGATTTGATGTCACTTTGCAGTTGTTCGGCCGCCAGTTCGAGATCACCGGCCACTTCCCGATGGATGGCGGTGAAGGTTTCTTCCAGAAAAGAGCGGCAGCGGTTCCGACACCATTCGGCCAGCAGACTGGTGGACTGCAGTTCGGCCAGACTCAGGCCGGCGATCTGTTCCGAAAGCTGATTGTTCAACGTGTTGATGAAAGCGGCCAGGTCGCCTTCGAAACGCAGTTGCCGCACGCGCAATTGGCGGTGGAGACGT encodes the following:
- a CDS encoding dynamin family protein, with protein sequence MFKQYADRLNFLQQQVAELAGLARQAGEETLPRQWLQQAAEWNSECYHIAIVGNMKRGKSTLLNALLGRQDDAISPVRTKVCTSSLIRYLDNTPAPEEFALVHFAGRPEPQRLELTELKEYITEENNPDNRKQVRKVEVFGHFPLLNGKAALIDTPGRGSINLYHETLLEEFLPLADAVILLFSADLPVEQSEYLFLQTLAELNPEKLFYVVTKWDELDNERDRDDVRHFIRQEIARAGLPAGTLFECSAKTVFDALKLHCDDLEPLRRQSGVAALEQALESFLLSCSARGVTAGRRRQKLIDSMRHYCAGREQYLRQLLRQDELDRTALQAKQLELRQNRETFRNDFEHSLQEFERRWQREIVHFERNVLRRTERISDLCIDHFRRGGLLPTVLTSFRLKKKIEKQVTAELDALALELTERLDAAVNALSTEYRDQLDLYLGRHHGGGDPVGQAAALSAVALTAGSGILSWNSVSGALATLSGSYQTFLALSGSAAQAATANSVANLGLVGAAKGLLFGSETAVAAASTANAAAGAQLALVSSAVATLGTVAAAAVAVWLAEKFSCFGLKAIQQNRIPELVEHSLREALHRLQTTLDDWRRELLDQARLDHEALLVRLQNELEQLSHTATAGQVEAWQRELVRLQQFDAAFANAEVL